Proteins co-encoded in one Streptomyces sp. NBC_01283 genomic window:
- a CDS encoding putative bifunctional diguanylate cyclase/phosphodiesterase produces the protein MNGTSEGQAPTAVTAPDLARAPITERSHPGRRPDHRAAFAAAPIALGVVDGEGLVIDANDALAELLGATPDELAGRLAADLVDLASDARTWHAYREVLRGRQAKLRCTRRLKHPDGHSLWVQVTVSPMPGGRTVLLAATDISARRELQARLRHLQMHDPVTRLPNRSLFFERLAAALEAGAYDDTGTGRIGLCYLDLDGFKAVNDTLGHRVGDRLLAAVAERLTRCADEAGHGRAAAPLVARLGGDEFALLVEDSTGTDQLADLADTALKALQDPFDLAGQRLSVSASIGVVERRAAGTTTTCLMQAADTTLYWAKSDGKARWTLFDPERNAHRMTRQTLSSSLRPAVERGEFLLDYQPLVRLEDGGLRGVEALVRWQHPRFGLLTPNRFIGLAEEDGSIVQLGRWVLRTACRQARQWQLDHPDRPPVFVSVNVAVRQVWDSDLVADVAEILAETGLAPELLQLELTESAVMGSAGRPLQALQSLSDMGVRIAIDDFGTGYSNLAYLSRLPVSVLKLDGSFVRGFQYDAEAGEAHINPADEVIVEALVQLAHRLGLTVTAECVETTSQAARLRRIGCDTGQGWLYSRPVTPDRISALLAAG, from the coding sequence GTGAACGGAACGTCTGAAGGCCAAGCGCCCACAGCGGTCACAGCACCCGACCTCGCCAGGGCGCCCATTACGGAGCGTAGCCATCCGGGGCGACGGCCCGATCATCGGGCCGCTTTCGCCGCCGCCCCGATCGCCCTCGGCGTCGTGGACGGCGAGGGTCTCGTCATCGATGCCAACGACGCACTCGCCGAGCTGCTCGGCGCGACCCCGGACGAGCTCGCGGGACGGCTCGCCGCCGATCTGGTGGACCTCGCGTCGGACGCGCGCACCTGGCACGCGTACCGCGAGGTGCTCCGCGGCCGCCAGGCGAAGCTGCGCTGCACCCGGCGCCTGAAACATCCCGACGGGCACTCGCTGTGGGTCCAGGTCACCGTCTCGCCGATGCCCGGCGGGCGCACGGTGCTGCTCGCCGCCACCGACATCAGCGCACGCCGCGAGCTCCAGGCCCGGCTGCGGCATCTGCAGATGCACGATCCCGTGACCCGGCTGCCCAACCGCAGCCTGTTCTTCGAACGCCTGGCCGCCGCGCTCGAAGCGGGTGCGTACGACGACACGGGCACCGGCCGGATCGGCCTCTGTTATCTGGACCTCGACGGGTTCAAGGCGGTCAACGACACCCTCGGCCACCGGGTCGGCGACCGGCTGCTCGCGGCCGTCGCGGAGCGGCTCACGCGGTGCGCGGACGAGGCCGGTCACGGCAGGGCGGCGGCGCCGCTGGTCGCACGGCTCGGCGGCGACGAGTTCGCGCTGCTCGTGGAGGACTCGACGGGCACGGACCAGCTGGCCGACCTCGCCGACACGGCGCTCAAGGCGTTGCAGGACCCCTTCGACCTGGCGGGCCAGCGGCTCTCCGTGTCGGCGTCGATCGGCGTCGTCGAGCGACGGGCCGCGGGGACCACGACGACCTGCCTGATGCAGGCGGCCGACACGACGCTCTACTGGGCGAAGTCGGACGGCAAGGCACGCTGGACGCTCTTCGACCCCGAGCGCAACGCCCACCGCATGACCCGCCAGACGCTGTCGAGTTCACTGCGCCCGGCCGTCGAGCGCGGCGAATTCCTGCTCGACTACCAGCCGTTGGTGCGCCTGGAGGACGGCGGTCTGCGCGGGGTCGAGGCACTCGTGCGGTGGCAGCACCCGCGCTTCGGCCTGCTGACGCCGAATCGGTTCATCGGATTGGCGGAAGAGGACGGTTCGATCGTGCAGCTGGGCCGCTGGGTGCTGCGGACGGCGTGCCGCCAGGCCCGGCAGTGGCAGCTCGACCACCCGGACCGGCCGCCGGTCTTCGTGAGCGTCAACGTCGCGGTGCGGCAGGTGTGGGACTCGGACCTGGTGGCCGACGTCGCGGAGATCCTCGCCGAGACGGGCCTCGCCCCCGAACTGCTCCAGCTCGAACTCACCGAGTCGGCGGTGATGGGCTCGGCGGGACGCCCGCTGCAGGCCCTCCAGTCGCTCAGCGACATGGGGGTGCGGATCGCCATCGACGACTTCGGCACGGGGTACTCGAACCTGGCGTACCTGAGCCGGCTCCCGGTGTCCGTCCTGAAGCTGGACGGCTCGTTCGTACGGGGGTTCCAGTACGACGCGGAAGCGGGCGAGGCGCACATCAACCCCGCGGACGAGGTCATCGTCGAGGCCCTGGTGCAACTCGCGCACCGGCTCGGTCTGACCGTCACCGCGGAGTGCGTGGAGACCACGTCGCAGGCGGCGCGGCTGCGGCGGATCGGCTGCGACACCGGGCAGGGGTGGCTGTACTCCCGCCCGGTGACGCCGGATCGTATCTCCGCGCTGCTCGCGGCCGGCTGA
- a CDS encoding M6 family metalloprotease domain-containing protein: protein MPRNPHPEVDVPRQLPPWGLTRGGERPRLRSTAAALTSLTALAATGLVAGPAVGQTSAVPCALQRTPAHHSEGLDTWNGAYQRPHRTLDAVMVFLSFPDSPPQVSPGELAADYFPATSQFFDKASYGKFTLRPHPQREWVEMPDDSTSYAIQRDWNAARRSAYLRDAVTAADRQVDFSRYDVVYFVADPDAPGVDSDATKVVNFDRPMRADGADIKRIVTVFERHPPDRNVLAHETGHVFDLPDLYHRPTDGKGDWDTHVGDWDVMGSQFGLSPDLFGWHKWKLGWLDRRQVACVEGKGRRLTLEPLSARPARGGVGGTKLAVVRTGRGSAIAVEARGATGIDRATCREGVLVYRVRNEAPSGGGPVEVLDAHPGSDACWGGSVYPPLADAPVGAGESFTVPDENVHVEVEGRTATGAWTVNVSVG, encoded by the coding sequence ATGCCCCGCAATCCGCACCCGGAGGTCGACGTGCCGCGTCAGCTACCCCCCTGGGGACTCACCCGTGGAGGGGAGAGACCCCGGTTGCGCAGCACGGCCGCCGCCCTCACGTCCCTGACCGCCCTTGCCGCCACGGGACTCGTCGCGGGCCCGGCGGTCGGCCAGACCTCAGCGGTCCCCTGCGCGCTCCAGCGCACCCCGGCGCATCACTCGGAGGGTCTCGACACCTGGAACGGCGCCTATCAGCGCCCCCATCGGACCCTCGACGCGGTGATGGTCTTCCTCTCCTTCCCCGACTCCCCGCCCCAGGTGTCGCCCGGGGAGCTCGCGGCCGACTACTTCCCCGCCACCAGCCAGTTCTTCGACAAGGCCTCCTACGGCAAGTTCACCCTGCGCCCGCACCCGCAGCGCGAGTGGGTCGAGATGCCGGACGACTCCACCTCGTACGCCATACAGCGTGACTGGAACGCCGCCCGGCGCAGCGCCTACCTGCGGGACGCGGTGACAGCGGCCGATCGGCAGGTCGACTTCTCGCGGTACGACGTCGTCTACTTCGTCGCCGACCCGGACGCGCCCGGCGTCGACTCGGACGCGACGAAGGTCGTCAACTTCGACCGGCCGATGCGGGCCGACGGCGCGGACATCAAGCGCATCGTCACGGTCTTCGAGCGGCACCCGCCGGACCGCAACGTCCTCGCCCACGAGACCGGCCACGTCTTCGACCTGCCCGACCTCTACCACCGGCCGACGGACGGCAAGGGGGACTGGGACACGCACGTCGGCGACTGGGACGTCATGGGCAGCCAGTTCGGGCTCTCGCCCGACCTCTTCGGCTGGCACAAGTGGAAGCTCGGGTGGCTCGACCGGCGGCAGGTGGCGTGCGTGGAGGGCAAGGGGCGGCGGCTGACGCTGGAGCCACTGTCGGCGCGGCCCGCGCGCGGGGGTGTCGGCGGCACCAAGCTGGCGGTCGTCCGCACGGGGCGCGGCAGCGCTATCGCCGTCGAGGCGCGCGGCGCGACGGGCATCGACCGTGCGACGTGCCGGGAGGGGGTGCTCGTCTACCGCGTACGGAACGAGGCGCCGTCCGGCGGTGGTCCGGTCGAGGTGCTCGACGCCCACCCGGGCTCGGACGCGTGCTGGGGCGGCTCGGTGTATCCGCCGCTCGCGGACGCGCCGGTGGGGGCGGGGGAGAGCTTCACGGTGCCGGACGAGAACGTGCACGTCGAGGTCGAGGGCCGGACGGCGACGGGGGCGTGGACGGTGAACGTGTCGGTGGGCTGA
- a CDS encoding bifunctional DNA primase/polymerase: protein MSSTRLHPDPGPADVQDICDVTPEGAAWLASAETYPRSALAHWRTRPTAPAVLPCGSVFDVVSVPAVFGRRMLDRLWDEGPGSGPVAAHRGRMLLFAAPGTAQRLPSLLEWEEWGRAVPGLLCHGMGDAVTVPPITAGARGSVPSGRLEGHLESRWLVAPDARHPWLPGPEIALWACVRAARATAGSAVRISIFPGGDQDAKVYDVSRRR from the coding sequence ATGAGCAGCACGCGTCTCCACCCGGATCCCGGCCCCGCCGACGTCCAGGACATCTGCGACGTCACCCCCGAGGGAGCCGCCTGGCTCGCCTCTGCGGAAACGTATCCGCGCAGCGCGCTCGCGCACTGGCGCACCCGCCCCACCGCCCCCGCCGTCCTCCCCTGCGGCTCCGTCTTCGACGTGGTGAGCGTCCCCGCGGTCTTCGGCCGGCGGATGCTCGACCGCTTATGGGACGAAGGCCCCGGCTCGGGCCCCGTGGCCGCGCACCGCGGCCGCATGCTCCTCTTCGCCGCCCCCGGGACCGCCCAGCGCCTGCCCTCGCTGCTGGAGTGGGAGGAGTGGGGCCGAGCCGTCCCCGGCCTCCTCTGCCACGGCATGGGAGACGCCGTGACGGTGCCACCGATCACCGCGGGAGCCCGCGGAAGCGTGCCCTCCGGCCGCCTTGAGGGGCACCTCGAATCGCGCTGGCTGGTGGCCCCCGACGCCCGCCACCCCTGGCTTCCCGGGCCCGAGATCGCGCTCTGGGCCTGCGTCCGAGCGGCCCGTGCGACAGCGGGCTCCGCGGTCCGTATATCGATTTTTCCTGGCGGCGATCAGGATGCTAAGGTCTACGACGTCAGCAGGCGCCGCTAG